In one Bacillus rossius redtenbacheri isolate Brsri chromosome 11, Brsri_v3, whole genome shotgun sequence genomic region, the following are encoded:
- the LOC134536430 gene encoding uncharacterized protein LOC134536430 has translation MARYATAVETKSNKAPNISMKLGPKQPNIHTAVLIRTSTRCAQPNIHTAVLGRTSTPPCSAEHPPGCARPNIHPAMLGRTSTPPCSAEHPHSRARPNIHTAVLGRTSTLPCSAETSTRPCSVENPPGRARPNIHPAVLGRTSTRCARPNIHPAVLGRTFTRPCSAEHPQAVHGRTSTSLCSVEYPPGCARQNIHTAVLGRTSTLPCSAEHPPPLCSVENPPGRARPNVHPAMLGRTSTPPCSAEHPPGCAWPNIHTAVLGRTSTPPCSAEHLPGCARPKIHPTVLGRTSTRLCSAEHPQGRARPNIHPAVLGRKSTPPCSAELPPRRAWPNIHTAVLGRTSTRLCSAEHPHGRARLNIHPTVLGRTSTWLCSAEHPPHCARPNIFPAVLGRTSTLPCSAEHPPRRALPNIHSAVLGRTSTPPCSAEHPPRRARPNFHPAVLGRTSTQLCSAELPPRRARPNIHPAVLGRTSTPPCSAELPPRRARPNIHPAVLGRTSTPPCSAKHPSRRARPNFHPAVLGRTSTPPCSAELPPRRARPNIHPAVLGRTSTPPCSAEHPPRRARPNFHPAVLGRTSTPPCSAKLPPRRARPNIHPAVLGRTYTPPCSAELPPRRARPNIHPAVLGRTYTPPCSAELPPRRARPNIHPPMLSRTYTLPCSAELPPRRARLNIRPAVLGRTSTPPCSAELPPPYARL, from the exons atggcacgctacgccactgcagtcGAGACAAAATCGAATAAAGCTCCGAACATCAGCATGAAGCTCGGGCCAAAACAG CCGAACATCCACACGGCCGTGCTCATCCGAACATCAACCCGCTGTGCTCAGCCGAACATCCACACGGCAGTGCTCGGTAGAACATCCACCCCGCCGTGCTCAGCCGAACATCCACCCGGCTGTGCTCGGCCGAACATCCACCCTGCCATGCTCGGCCGAACATCCACCCCGCCATGCTCGGCCGAACATCCACACAGCCGTGCTCGGCCGAACATCCACACAGCCGTGCTCGGCCGAACATCCACCCTGCCATGCTCGGCAGAAACATCCACCCGGCCATGCTCGGTCGAAAATCCACCTGGTCGTGCTCGGCCGAACATCCACCCCGCCGTGCTCGGCAGAACATCCACCCGCTGTGCTCGGCCGAACATCCACCCCGCCGTGCTCGGCCGAACATTCACACGGCCGTGCTCGGCCGAACATCCACAAGCCGTGCACGGCCGAACATCCACCTCCCTGTGCTCGGTCGAATATCCACCCGGCTGTGCTCGGCAGAACATCCACACGGCCGTGCTCGGCCGAACATCCACCCTGCCGTGCTCGGCCGAACATCCACCCCCCCTGTGTTCGGTCGAAAATCCACCTGGCCGTGCTCGGCCGAACGTCCACCCCGCCATGCTCGGCCGAACATCCACCCCGCCGTGCTCGGCTGAACATCCACCCGGCTGTGCTTGGCCGAACATCCACACGGCCGTGCTCGGCCGAACATCCACCCCGCCGTGCTCGGCCGAACATCTACCCGGCTGTGCTCGACCGAAAATCCACCCCACTGTGCTCGGCCGAACATCTACCCGGCTGTGCTCGGCCGAACATCCACAAGGCCGTGCTCGGCCGAACATCCACCCCGCCGTGCTCGGCCGAAAATCCACCCCGCCGTGCTCGGCCGAACTTCCACCCCGCCGTGCTTGGCCGAACATCCACACAGCCGTGCTCGGCCGAACATCCACCCGGCTGTGCTCGGCCGAACATCCACACGGCCGTGCTCGGCTGAACATCCACCCCACCGTGCTCGGCCGAACATCTACCTGGCTGTGCTCGGCCGAACACCCACCCCACTGTGCTCGGCCGAACATCTTCCCGGCTGTGCTCGGCCGAACATCCACACTGCCGTGCTCGGCCGAACATCCACCCCGCCGTGCTCTGCCGAACATCCATTCCGCCGTGCTCGGCCGAACTTCCACCCCGCCGTGCTCGGCCGAACATCCACCCCGCCGTGCTCGGCCGAACTTCCACCCCGCCGTGCTCGGCCGAACATCCACCCAGCTGTGCTCGGCCGAACTTCCACCCCGCCGTGCTCGGCCGAACATCCACCCCGCCGTGCTCGGCCGAACTTCCACCCCGCCGTGCTCGGCCGAACTTCCACCCCGCCGTGCTCGGCCGAACATCCACCCCGCCGTGCTCGGCCGAACATCCACCCCGCCGTGCTCGGCCAAACATCCATCCCGCCGTGCTCGGCCGAACTTCCACCCCGCCGTGCTCGGCCGAACATCCACCCCGCCGTGCTCGGCCGAACTTCCACCCCGCCGTGCTCGGCCGAACATCCACCCCGCCGTGCTCGGCCGAACATCCACTCCGCCGTGCTCGGCCGAACATCCACCCCGCCGTGCTCGGCCGAACTTCCACCCCGCCGTGCTCGGCCGAACATCCACCCCGCCGTGCTCAGCCAAACTTCCACCCCGCCGTGCTCGGCCGAACATCCACCCCGCCGTGCTCGGCCGAACATACACCCCGCCGTGCTCGGCCGAACTTCCACCCCGCCGTGCTCGGCCGAACATCCACCCCGCCGTGCTCGGCCGA